GACCTCCTCGACGCTGGAGGGCTCGCGTCGGGACAGGTCGATGCCGAGCTCCTCGGCCGCGCGGAACACGTCGTCCTCGGCGTCCTTCATCTCGATCGCGGAGCCGTCCTGCGACAGCACCTCGACGTTGAGGCAGAGCGACTGCATCTCCTTGACGAGAACCTTGAACGACTCGGGGATGCCGGAGTCGGGGATGTTCTCGCCCTTGACGATGGCCTCGTAGACCTTGACGCGACCGGGCACGTCGTCGGACTTGATGGTCAGCAGCTCCTGCAGGGCGTAGGCGGCGCCGTACGCCTCCATGGCCCAGACCTCCATCTCGCCGAACCGCTGGCCGCCGAACTGGGCCTTACCGCCCAGGGGCTGCTGCGTGATCATCGAGTAGGGGCCGGTCGAGCGCGCGTGGATCTTGTCGTCGACCAGGTGGTGGAGCTTGAGGATGTACATGTAGCCCACCGAGACCGGGTCGGGGAAGGGCTCCCCGGAGCGGCCGTCGAACAGCTGGGCCTTGCCGTCGGCCTTGACGAGGCGCACCCCGTCGCGGGTCGGCAGGGTCGAGCTCAGCAGACCGGTGATCTCGTCCTCGCGCGCACCGTCGAAGACCGGCGTGGCGACGTTGGAGTCCGCGGGGGCGGAGTCGGCCGCGATCTTGATGAGCCGCTCCTTCCACGAGTCGTCCGTGCTGTCGCCGTCGTAGGCGTTGACGTCCCAGCCGGTCTTGGCGAGCCACCCGAGGTGGATCTCCAGGATCTGGCCGATGTTCATCCGGCCCGGCACGCCGAGCGGGTTGAGCACGACGTCGACCGGGGTGCCGTCCTCGAGGAACGGCATGTCCTCGACCGGCAGGATCTTGGAGATGACGCCCTTGTTGCCGTGGCGTCCGGCGAGCTTGTCGCCGACCGAGATCTTGCGCTTCTGGGCCACGTAGACGCGCACCAGCTGGTTGACGCCCGGGGGCAGCTCGTCGCCGTCCTCGCGGTCGAACACGCGGACGCCGATAACCGTGCCGGACTCGCCGTGCGGGACCTTCATCGAGGTGTCGCGCACCTCGCGCGCCTTCTCGCCGAAGATGGCGCGCAGCAGGCGCTCCTCGGGGGTCAGCTCGGTCTCGCCCTTGGGGGTCACCTTGCCGACGAGGATGTCACCGGTGGTGACCTCCGCGCCGATGCGGATGATGCCGCGCTCGTCGAGGTCGGCGAGCATCTCCTCGCCCACGTTCGGGATGTCGCGGGTGATCTCCTCCGGGCCCAGCTTCGTGTCGCGGGCGTCGACCTCGTGCTCCTCGATGTGGATCGAGGTGAGGACGTCCTGCTGCACGAGACGCTGCGACAGGATGATCGCGTCCTCGTAGTTGTGGCCCTGCCACGGCATGAAGGCGACGAGCAGGTTGCGGCCCAGCGCCATCTCGCCCTGGTCGGTGCAGGGACCGTCGGCGATCGGCGAGCCGACCTCCAGACGCTGCCCCTCGTGCACCAGCGGACGCTGGTTGATGCAGGTGCCCTGGTTGGAGCGGCGGAACTTCTGCATCCGGTAGGTGCGGTGGGTGCCGTCGTCGTTCATGACCTCGACCGCGTCCGCCGAGACGGCGGTGACCGCGCCCGGCTGGTCGGCCGAGACCACGTCGCCGGCGTCGACCGCGGCGCGGAACTCCATGCCGGTGCCGACCAGCGGCGACTGCGACTGGATCAGCGGCACGGCCTGGCGCTGCATGTTGGAGCCCATGAGCGCGCGGTTGGCGTCGTCGTGCTCGAGGAACGGGATGAGGGCGGTCGCGACCGACACCATCTGGCGCGGCGAGACGTCCATGTAGTCGACCTCGGCGGCGAGCACCAGGTCGGCCTCGCCGTGACGGTCACGCGCGAGCACCCGGTCCTCGGTGAAGGAGCCGTCGTCGCTCAGGCCCTGGTTGGCCTGGGCGATGATGAAGCGGTCCTCCTCGTCGGCGGTGAGGTACTCGATGCGGTCGGTGACGGTGCCGTTCTCGACCTTGCGGTAGGGCGTCTC
This DNA window, taken from Nocardioides sp. HDW12B, encodes the following:
- the rpoB gene encoding DNA-directed RNA polymerase subunit beta, which encodes MAASRPSTTANVSSAPRRISFAKISEPLEVPKLLSLQTSSFDWLVGNERWDAEVQKRADAGEDVSPKSGLQEIFEEISPIEDFSGTMSLSFENPVFYDPKNTVDECKEKDFTYSAPLYVSAEFTNNETGEIKGQTVFMGDFPLMTDKGTFIINGTERVVVSQLVRSPGVYFERAADKTSDKDIYTAKLIPSRGAWLEFEIDKRDMVGVRLDRKRKQNVTVLLKALGWTEEQIREEFGQYESMMLTLEKDHTSGQDDALLDIYRKLRPGEPPTREAAQTLLDNYYFNSKRYDLAKVGRYKINKKLGLEQAFDQQTLTIEDVVAAIKFIVQLHAGETEAEAPQGTIEVHADDIDHFGNRRLRTVGELIQNQLRTGLARMERVVRERMTTQDVEAITPQSLINIRPVVAALKEFFGTSQLSQFMDQTNPIAGLTHKRRLSALGPGGLSRDRAGFEVRDVHPSHYGRMCPIETPEGPNIGLIGSLSTFGRINPFGFVETPYRKVENGTVTDRIEYLTADEEDRFIIAQANQGLSDDGSFTEDRVLARDRHGEADLVLAAEVDYMDVSPRQMVSVATALIPFLEHDDANRALMGSNMQRQAVPLIQSQSPLVGTGMEFRAAVDAGDVVSADQPGAVTAVSADAVEVMNDDGTHRTYRMQKFRRSNQGTCINQRPLVHEGQRLEVGSPIADGPCTDQGEMALGRNLLVAFMPWQGHNYEDAIILSQRLVQQDVLTSIHIEEHEVDARDTKLGPEEITRDIPNVGEEMLADLDERGIIRIGAEVTTGDILVGKVTPKGETELTPEERLLRAIFGEKAREVRDTSMKVPHGESGTVIGVRVFDREDGDELPPGVNQLVRVYVAQKRKISVGDKLAGRHGNKGVISKILPVEDMPFLEDGTPVDVVLNPLGVPGRMNIGQILEIHLGWLAKTGWDVNAYDGDSTDDSWKERLIKIAADSAPADSNVATPVFDGAREDEITGLLSSTLPTRDGVRLVKADGKAQLFDGRSGEPFPDPVSVGYMYILKLHHLVDDKIHARSTGPYSMITQQPLGGKAQFGGQRFGEMEVWAMEAYGAAYALQELLTIKSDDVPGRVKVYEAIVKGENIPDSGIPESFKVLVKEMQSLCLNVEVLSQDGSAIEMKDAEDDVFRAAEELGIDLSRREPSSVEEV